The genomic interval CTACAACCTACTGAAAATGCTCAGCTTTATTCTTAAAAATACAATTTTTTTATCAATTAAAAAAATAAATCAGCCGGACTACATCGATCCTAAGGATGAATAATGAAAAAACTACTTTTAGCTAAGAAAAAAGGGTTAACTCTACCCAATTACTAGTTTTTAAGACGGATGAATGAGGCTAATTTTAAGTTTTTTGTTTGTTGAAGTCCCACACTTTCATAAAATGCAATTGTACTTTGTGTATTGTCTGTAAGGAGTAATATTTGTCTTACATCGTTAAATTTATCCAAAGTCTTTCTAATCATCTCTTTTCCAATCCCTTTCCTACGAAAGCTGTCTAAAACTATAATGTCCTGAATATAAATTATTGTCAGACCGTCACCAACAGCTCGCAAAAATCCAACAAGCTGTGTTCCATGCCATGCAGTTATCACAAAAAATGATTGATTTATTGCTTGTTGTAATTTCTTTGGATTTGAAGTATATGCAGTCCATCCTGCATTTTCATAAAGAGCAAGAACATTTTGAAATTCAATATCTTTTTCAAAACTAAAAGCTATGTTGATCATTTTATTTTTTTTAAATTATTATGATAACTGAAGAAATGAAATTTTCGCCTCTCATATTTATTAATGTAAAAAAGATAGATTATAAACTCATATAAAATACTTTCAATTTGTTACTGATTTTTGTGTAGTTTTATAACCGGTTTTATTCACATTACTTTTATCACTACATTTCCTGTTTTTTGACCGGTTTCAACATATCTGTATGCTTCCACGATTTGATCAAGTGAATAATGTCTGTCAATTACAGGTTTGAAAGCTCCTTTTTCTGCTAATTCTTTTAAAAAATTAACATCCTCTTTGCTAATAGACGGGATTGGGAAAAGAACCTTTTTTTTACTTAGAAATGGTGTTGTAAGTGCCAAAAATATATTCTCTCCATTTTTTCCTAATTCTGTTGAAATATAGATGCCTTTTTCGGCTAACAAAGGCTTGCATTGCTTAAATGAACTTTTGCCGACCGCATCAAAAATGAATTGAAATGTATTTTCTGTCTGCGTAAAATCCTGTATTTGATAGTCAATCACCACATCTGCTCCTAATGATTTTACCAGTTCTACATTTTTTGTATTACAAAGAGCCGTTACATTTGCTCCAAAGTGTTTTAAGAGTTGAACTGCTGAAGAACCGATTGCACCCGTTGCTCCATAGACTAAAACATTTTGTCCGGCTTCAACCTTTGCCGCTCTAATATTCACTAAGGCATAATGTGATCCTTCCGTAAGTGCAGCCGCTTCATCAAAACTTAAGTTTTCAGGCATCGTTGTTACTGCATCTGTTTCAGCAATTGTTAAATACTCTCCGTGTCCTCCGGAGGTTTTGTCATTAAAACCAAAAACTTTATCCCCTATTTTGAAAGTTGTTACATCCTTTCCTATGTCTTCAATGATACCGGCAAACTCACATCCTAAAATCTTATTTTTAGGTCGAAATAATCCGGTCCAAAATCGAGAAATAAAATATTCTGCACTCCGAAAACCGGCATCTGTACGGTTAACTGTAGATGCATAAACCTGAATTAATACTTCATTATCCTTTGGTAACGGCTTAGGAACTTCCATTAATTGGGCAACTTCCGGCGGTCCATATTTTTCATAAACAACTGCTCTCATTTTCTATTGATTCTTATTCGTATAAATTTAAAAAAGCACCGAAGCTCTCTATTCATCAGTTCAGTCTAAAGAAACTGATATAATTTTCAAAAATATAAAAATAAGATGTAATTGGTTGGGGATTTGAAAAAGTTCTAATCTGTTCGGTAATAGAGGCCTATTTACAGGATGGGCAGGTTTCTTCACTCTTCCTCTATGCAATTGATTTTAATTACTTTTCCTTCTGTACACTCTGATGTTAATGGCTTGCTTCCTATGTTTTTATAGGTAATACACACATGTATTCCTGACATTCTGAATTGCTCGTCTATGTCATGTTGAAATACGAAGATTAGTTTTATCCCCTACGTCCTAAACCCTTATTACAATCTGTTCATTTCAAACTAATGAACAACAACTTTTTTATTGACAGCTCCTTCTTCAGATAATACTTGAATAAAATATAAACCTTTAGCAAATCCGCTTACTTCTATTACTTTTTCATAAGCTGCCATTGGAAGAACATTTTCAGAAAAAATCAGTCTCCCCTCAGCAGAATAGATTTTAATAATAGAATTAGAGGTGTATTCATTATAAAACTGAATATTAAGCCTGTCATTCACCGGGTTTGGCATGATGGTAAGACTATTAGCAATTGATTTCTCTTCAATATGTGTACATTGCTCAACAATTATATTTTGTGTAGCATTACCGGTACAATTTCCATCATTATAAGAATAAGTTAAGGTATGTGTTCCAATTCCTGCTAATGCAGGAGAGAAAACACCATCTGACACTCCTGAACCGGAATATGTTCCACCAGAAGGAGAACCTCCGGTAAGATTAAAAGGCTCTGCATCTATACATACATTTTCAAAATTATTCAGGTTTACCGCCGGTGAATTTATATTAACTGAAAGTGATTGCGAAGGACCTGCGCCACAACTATTTGAAGCAGACACTTGTATAGATCCGCTATTACTGCCTGTTGTTACGGTAATATTATCGTTTGAAGATGTACCGCTCCATCCGGAAGGCAAATCCCAAATATATGAAGTAGCACCTGCAACAGTATCAACTGTATAAGTCACTGCAACTCCTTCACAGACATCAATATCTCCACTAATTGCACTTGGCTGTGCGGGCAATGAATTAACAGTTACTGCAAAACTTAATGTATCACTGCTACCACATGAGTTGTTAGCCGTAACAGTAATGTTACCACCACTTGAACCGGCAGTAGCTGATATTGTATTAGTTGTGGATGTTCCTGTCCATCCGGAAGGTAAATTCCATGTATAAGAAGTTGCTTCGGCTATAGTCGATATAGAATATGTAGCAGTAGAACCTTCGCACATGGAAGTATTTCCTGTTATTTCTGTGGGTTGGCCGGGTGGTGAGCAGGGTTGAAATACCGGTTCTATCATTACTTTAAAATCGACAGCCCCTGCTAAATCAATCCAGTTACCACCAATTGGTGTTGCTGCATAAAATGTTTGAGAACGCAAAGGGATTTCATTCTGAAAGCTCAATGACACATTCGTTGTTGTTGTTTGTGCAACGCCGACATAAAAAGTACCATCTACATTTAATGGTGGGGTTACAGACACAGTATTTGCACCAACTCCTGATATTTGACTTGATGAAGTATATAAAACTGTTCCAGGAGTACCGCCCGGACCACCATCATCCCAAATTTTTAATAGATAAGGCTCATTGGCTACATCAAAGAATGTTTTAACCTCATTAATTGTAGTGGCAAGGCTTGTATTAAATTTTACAGCAATTTCTCCTTGAGCTCCGTTGAAACCTGCACCACCATCAGAGTTTGTACCATAAGCATAATTATATGAATCATTAGTCACAATTTGATTAACCATTAGTGAATTGTTATTATTATTAGCATCGTCAGGAACAGTAACTGTAATTTCATTTACACCGGTATTTGTAGATGAATAACTGTCAAAAGTTACAATTGCAGAATTTCCCGGATCCAGACTTGCAATAGTTTGTGTATCGGAGAAAGTATTTGCCCCCGTAACATCTAAAGTAACAGGTAAGTTATTTATTGGAGTGGTTCCTGTATTTGTAATACGTGCAGAAACCTCATGCGGATTTGCAAAAGGAATAGCAATAGTGCCCATTGTATAAATATTACTGACTGCTGCATCATCTACGGCTTGTGCCGGACTAAATACCGGCTCCAGCATTATTCTAAAGTCAACTATATTTGCAAAATCAGTCCAGGAGCCGCCAATTGGAGAAGAAGCATAAAATGTGTTTGATCTCAATGGTGATTCTACCTGATAATTTAATCCCATATTAGTTGTACTCTTTTGAAGAATACCTACATAAAAAGTGCCGCTGACATTTATACCGGGATTTATAGTAACAGTATTTGCACCCATTACTGAATTTTGAGAAGGAGATGTATATATGACAGAGCCCGGTGAATTTCCGGCACCACTTGCATCCCAAATACCCACCTGAAAAGACTGATTGGCTACATTAAAAGATATATTAACTGCATCAATTGATATGGGGGTATTTGTAGTAAACTTAACAGCTATTTGTCCTTCTGCCCCATTGAAACCTGCTCCCCCGGCTGCGACAGGCCCGTAAGCATAATTGTAGGAGTTGTTATTTACAGTTTGTGTTACTGAAATTGAATTGTTCGCATTATTACCATCTGACGGTATGGAAACATTAACAGTGTTGGTACCCGTATTTGTGGATGTATAACCATCAAAAGTAACAATTACACTATCGCCAACTGCTAAGTTGGAAATAGTTTGCGTATTTGTAAATGAGTTTGCCCCGCTTACAGTCAGGGTAACCGGTAAATTACTCATAGCAGTTGTTCCTGCGTTTATTATAAGGGCTGTAACAACATGCGGATTTATATTGGGTATAGCAATGGTTCCCATGGTATACACATTATTAACGGCCGCATCATTAGGTACACCCTGAGCTTTTAATTTATTAACTGAGAATATGCAAATTATGCATAATAAGGGTAAAAAGATAAATTTTTTCATTAGTAGGTAGTTGGTTAATGAATTAATAAACTATGGATATTTCTTTATATAATCTGTATCAAATATATGCATATCTTTAACAATTATAGTATATTTTGAAAAAAAAACTTAGCACATAATTACATTCTAAAGTTTAGCTGTCTGCTGATAATTTGAAGTGCTCTAAAGCTTAAAGCAATATTATTACAACCATAGTTATGTGTTATAACTAAGCACAAATTGTTATATAGCTTCTGTCTGACAATTACGATTACACTAAAGTGGTATTAAATTGGCACTAAAAACAAAAAAGTCAGTTATAAAATGCAAATACTTGATTATATGAAGAATCTACTGAGATTTGTGGATTAAAAACAAGTCAATCGGCAAAATCCATTGCAGTCTGTTTCCTACCGTGCTTGTGTGTTATCACCAACCACCTTTACAAGATTGACGATCAACGATTAGTGGTAGTTGCTTTTTGGTATCCTCTCCCCTATGCAAGCCCGCATTCTTTATTGCACTTAGCCTTGATGTGAATGTACACCGGTAAGGGAATTACATAGCTCCCACAATTCATCCTGAACCACTTTATTTTCTGCATACAAAGGGTAGATAGCAGAGCCTGCAAGCTGTTTGATTATATCCGGTAAACCGGGTTTTTCTTTGCCCGGGATCATTACTTCCATTTTATGATTAAACAATTTACCGCTCATTCCTTTAAAGCGTTCTGAAACACTTAATTCATAATAAATCCCTGCCATAAAAGATGTAGGCGGGAAAAACAGGTTTTGAATATGTGCTATCATTCGGTATCCAGGTGTTACCTTTTGCAATGCGGATTTCGACATTTGTGCTCCGTTAATTTGTAAACAGTTAACCTGAATTCCATCGGCCTTAAATTCTCGGGACATTTTTAAGCTTAACATCAATAAAGCCATTTTAGAGTTCCTGTAATAGTCGTAAACCTTATATGCAGGATCATCCGGGTTTTCTCCACGCAGATTGCTGAAATTAATTTTAAGTTTCGGATTAAAAAAATGTTTTATAATATTACTGCCGGCATGAAGTATGCGGGCATCATCTGACTGTTTTAACAAGTCCCTAAGCAACATGGTTAAAAGGAAGGGGCCAAAAACATTTGTTGCAAAAGTCATTTCCAGGTTATCCTCACTTAATTTATAAGGACTTCCATGGTTAAAGTAAGCAGCATTGTGAATGAGGTTGTCGAGTTTATTATATTTCTCCTTAAATACCTTGCAAAAATTCTTTACAGACATCTGAGATGAAACATCAAGCTGCATGAGATTTACCTGTTCATTTCCGGAAGCTTTTTTAACTTCCTCAAGCACTTCTCTTCCTTTTTCCATATTTCTGCAAGCCATAATAAGCGTGCAGTCATTTTTCGCAAAAATGTGTGCCGCAGCTTTTCCAATTCCGGAAGTTGTACCGGTTATGAGTACGGTTCTGTTTTTCATTTATAAAATATTAATTCCAGAAGCTCATTTTTGCTACAAAGTTAACAATTGAACATTAATTTAGCAAAAATTAAATTTAAACTAAGTGCTGGCATACCTTCCCCCACCGTGCATGTGTGTTCTCACCAACCACTATAAACCAAACACCCAGGTTCATTGGAAAAATCTCTTGCAGTCTGCTTCCCCGCCGTGGTTGTGTGTTATCACCAACCACAATTTGAACTTAAAATGATTTACTAAATACCAAAGTCCGAATTTAAAAACAACAGACAGTTGCCTAAATTTAAGAAGAAGCTGTTGAAAGCGGGGTTAATATTCTGCTAACAAAGATTCATAAGGTATTCTTAATTTTTTATGCAGTAGTCTTATCATGTTTAAAGACAGTTTTCTCTTTCGATTCAAAATTTCTGACACCCTGCTTTTGTATCCAATCACTTCTGCTAAGTCTTTATTACTCATATTCATTTGTTCCATTCGAAATCTAATAGCCTCAATAGGATCCGGTGCGTCTATTGGATAACGTTCATCTTCATATTTTTCAATCAGAAGGGTTAATAGTTCGGCTTCATCACCTTCTTTAGAATGAACAGGTGCATCGAAAATTTCATCAAGCCTCGCTAATGCCTTTTTGTATTCTTGTTCAGTTTTAATTACTTTAATTTTCATGTCTTAAATATTTTTAGCGTCAATATCTCGCTAAACAGCTTCCGGCTGAAAGTTATCATCACACTAAAGTAATAAAAATCCTTATAATCAATTATTCCTGAGTACTCGTGCCACCACTCTGAGTGGTGGCACGAGTGGGATACAAACCATACCCCAAGCTCATAGCCAAAATCCATTGCAGTCTGCTTTAGCTGACTGTTAAAAATCAGGACTGTTCAGTGGATTTAGCCACATTTTAAACTGTAACTCATGCGGCTAAAGCCGGCTTGCTATTTAAAACTATCTCCGTTGGCTGAAGCCAACGGCAATGGATGAGGATGATTATTTCTATCTCATCCTACAGTTCTTTCTGGTTTCCCGCCGTGGTTGTGTGTTTTCACCAACCACCTTAAACATATCAAAAGCCATTAAAACCTATCGCCAAAATTGCCACCATTTTTTTTGAACTCTTTGGTCTTATCGGTGATAATGGAGAAGATAGTAATTCACCTAACTACAAGTATGTTGTTAACGCTGATTGATAAAACTTGGACAGGTACTTGGTCATGGTGTCCAGGTTCGGGTTTGGAAACTGACAAACCTTTCGAACTTGGACAAAGTGTCCAAGTATTGAAAACCCTGCTCGCTGTAGCTTTATCTAAAAAAATGCAGATGTCCGTAGGTAAAACAGACAGCTACCTGATTTTAAGAAGAAGTTACTGGGAACCGGAAGAACAAATTTAATTTTAGATGTGTATCTTTATAAAAAGGAATTTATTTTGACCAGGGAGCATATCATACAAAAAACACTCAAAATGCTGCAGCAATTACCTGAAGATAAAGTCAGGGAAGTTGCGGATTTTGCAGATTTTATTTTAAAAAAACATGATGAATACTGTTTGCAAAAAGGAATTGAAAAACTAAGCAGTAAATCCAAGGCTTTTGATTTCTTACACGAAGAAGAAGACCTTTATACAGTTGAAGACCTGAAAGAAAAGTATAAATGAGAAAAGGATTGGCATTTTTGGAAATGCTATATTTATTTTGAAACAACATGTCACAAGCGAGGACGCTTGCGACAGAGTAGTCAATGCTCTATTCCGTTTTATTTAATATAATATATTATTCCTTTATTATTCCCGGTACTTGAGTCAAAACTATTTATATCTTCATTCCATTCCCAGCCATTTGCTCCAATATACAATCTGTCATCATCATCCAAGTATATTGTATAAATATATCGCTTGTAAGGAAAAATATCAATCCAAGTTGAACCACCATCAGAAGACATTAGTACTTTGTCTGGTTGCTTAGGGTATGTTTCTGATCTTAGAATTTTATATATTATTCCGTTGGAAGCAGTTACAATATTAGTACGTAAGTTCTCAAAAGATTTTTCAGGGGAAAGCTGCCAAGTTTCACCATTGTCAAGAGAGAAGTAGTCATTATAGGTGTGATTATACAAAGCTATAGCAAATAAAGT from Chitinophagaceae bacterium carries:
- a CDS encoding N-acetyltransferase — encoded protein: MINIAFSFEKDIEFQNVLALYENAGWTAYTSNPKKLQQAINQSFFVITAWHGTQLVGFLRAVGDGLTIIYIQDIIVLDSFRRKGIGKEMIRKTLDKFNDVRQILLLTDNTQSTIAFYESVGLQQTKNLKLASFIRLKN
- a CDS encoding NAD(P)-dependent alcohol dehydrogenase; the encoded protein is MRAVVYEKYGPPEVAQLMEVPKPLPKDNEVLIQVYASTVNRTDAGFRSAEYFISRFWTGLFRPKNKILGCEFAGIIEDIGKDVTTFKIGDKVFGFNDKTSGGHGEYLTIAETDAVTTMPENLSFDEAAALTEGSHYALVNIRAAKVEAGQNVLVYGATGAIGSSAVQLLKHFGANVTALCNTKNVELVKSLGADVVIDYQIQDFTQTENTFQFIFDAVGKSSFKQCKPLLAEKGIYISTELGKNGENIFLALTTPFLSKKKVLFPIPSISKEDVNFLKELAEKGAFKPVIDRHYSLDQIVEAYRYVETGQKTGNVVIKVM
- a CDS encoding T9SS C-terminal target domain-containing protein, producing the protein MKKFIFLPLLCIICIFSVNKLKAQGVPNDAAVNNVYTMGTIAIPNINPHVVTALIINAGTTAMSNLPVTLTVSGANSFTNTQTISNLAVGDSVIVTFDGYTSTNTGTNTVNVSIPSDGNNANNSISVTQTVNNNSYNYAYGPVAAGGAGFNGAEGQIAVKFTTNTPISIDAVNISFNVANQSFQVGIWDASGAGNSPGSVIYTSPSQNSVMGANTVTINPGINVSGTFYVGILQKSTTNMGLNYQVESPLRSNTFYASSPIGGSWTDFANIVDFRIMLEPVFSPAQAVDDAAVSNIYTMGTIAIPFANPHEVSARITNTGTTPINNLPVTLDVTGANTFSDTQTIASLDPGNSAIVTFDSYSSTNTGVNEITVTVPDDANNNNNSLMVNQIVTNDSYNYAYGTNSDGGAGFNGAQGEIAVKFNTSLATTINEVKTFFDVANEPYLLKIWDDGGPGGTPGTVLYTSSSQISGVGANTVSVTPPLNVDGTFYVGVAQTTTTNVSLSFQNEIPLRSQTFYAATPIGGNWIDLAGAVDFKVMIEPVFQPCSPPGQPTEITGNTSMCEGSTATYSISTIAEATSYTWNLPSGWTGTSTTNTISATAGSSGGNITVTANNSCGSSDTLSFAVTVNSLPAQPSAISGDIDVCEGVAVTYTVDTVAGATSYIWDLPSGWSGTSSNDNITVTTGSNSGSIQVSASNSCGAGPSQSLSVNINSPAVNLNNFENVCIDAEPFNLTGGSPSGGTYSGSGVSDGVFSPALAGIGTHTLTYSYNDGNCTGNATQNIIVEQCTHIEEKSIANSLTIMPNPVNDRLNIQFYNEYTSNSIIKIYSAEGRLIFSENVLPMAAYEKVIEVSGFAKGLYFIQVLSEEGAVNKKVVVH
- a CDS encoding SDR family NAD(P)-dependent oxidoreductase, whose protein sequence is MKNRTVLITGTTSGIGKAAAHIFAKNDCTLIMACRNMEKGREVLEEVKKASGNEQVNLMQLDVSSQMSVKNFCKVFKEKYNKLDNLIHNAAYFNHGSPYKLSEDNLEMTFATNVFGPFLLTMLLRDLLKQSDDARILHAGSNIIKHFFNPKLKINFSNLRGENPDDPAYKVYDYYRNSKMALLMLSLKMSREFKADGIQVNCLQINGAQMSKSALQKVTPGYRMIAHIQNLFFPPTSFMAGIYYELSVSERFKGMSGKLFNHKMEVMIPGKEKPGLPDIIKQLAGSAIYPLYAENKVVQDELWELCNSLTGVHSHQG
- a CDS encoding helix-turn-helix domain-containing protein, producing MKIKVIKTEQEYKKALARLDEIFDAPVHSKEGDEAELLTLLIEKYEDERYPIDAPDPIEAIRFRMEQMNMSNKDLAEVIGYKSRVSEILNRKRKLSLNMIRLLHKKLRIPYESLLAEY